AACCACTTGAGCCAATTGGTTtgagaaagggttcatttcttGAAGCTTCATGTGGACACAAAACCACGTACTGGCCATGTGTTTAATCACAGAcagctggatctgaaccacagaatgtgtgatgcattgaatttttgcatctgttaTAGCTCTTgagaatgactatgaataacaaaaaatgtatggccaaataatttctctacataaattatcacataAATGTGtataatgaaatattttttaatgtattctctgtgtgtaaatttcccccaaatggtagtatcatatgtgggaggttgtgtaatctttttttttttgccactttaggaaaatgtcctggacttaaacaggcagaggacagtgaaagtgtttgtggaactaggaagaggacaCTGAACCTGCTAGTGtaacttggacaatgatgtacagAACAGGGGagatgtgatttatttttattcagaaataacagtttctcaacagtttttggtttgaagtgattattctttttttttttttgacacaacctctccGGCGTTTGAAAACACCCTgtcacatggtacagaagatgcTGGCATGCACAAAAACGCAACATTATATAAATTTGGGTAcagtaattttttgtctctcccagtactccagttaagcaaaccttatgtgtctgaaataatgttagatttagtttaccttattaggagtttacaaactaaaatgttcccacacaggggaaatcctcctGTTCTTagctggctccatcctcttactcatcctttTATTCTCACTCTCCGAAATcttcaaatgatttttctctctaaactcttcaaactatctccaaactatgtaaacgctatccaaactctagtatccaaactatccaaactctgttcaaactctgcactgaccGTAACCCTCaatcaaaaacccacattttgaacGGAGCCTGAGGGGTTTGTAttgctgtcaaacctgaatcagatagaaccacctctgaaccacttcGTGAAGCAGTCTACTGTAacagccttctcactggactctctaaacgagctgtaagacagctgcagtacatccagatcgctgctgctcaagtcctgactagaaccaggaagtaccaccatattagtcctgtgctcagatctgtgcactggcttcctgtggctcagagaatagactttaaaacagctctgctcgtttataagtctctccatggtctagcaccaaagtacatctgtgacatgttggtcccatatgaaccatctcggaccctgagaacctcaggaactggtcttttgctggtgcccagagttaggactaaacagggtgacgctgcgtttcagttctatgcagttaAACTCGAACAGttttcctgatgacgtgagacagacctctactgtgacaatgtttcagtccaggctgaaaacagctgttcaactgtgcatagaacaactgaaagggttatatctgcactctgacctttaactttgttttaattgattattatttatgttttagtaCACAAATaattttagtcttattttaaATCTGACAATTTTTTTATAATGTTCTTACACTTGTTGGTTCAGttggtgtgtgttgtttttattttacttatttatgtttttaaatgcactttaaaaGGTTTGCACTTTCAATTTCGTTGTCTGTACTGgacgatgacaataaagactattctattctattcttcttatgttttaattgtaattgtgtggttttaatctgtctcttttccatttttgtaaagcactgtgaattgccctgtgtatgaattgtgctatacaaatgaatctgccttgccttgccaggcacgtggtacagccgggcagcgaggCTTCGGACGTCATCATTTTCTGCTCCGCCCCAAATGAAGCAAGCCTCGATCAGAGCCATCGGGATgatgtaggcaaggtaggcagctgcctagggccccctcgctgaagagggcccccgatggctgcatggtcatttatctgtacaactaattaaaaaccatccattgtacacaaaccaccacagtgaggcagcgctaaccctctcctgtactgttttgtgactggggccccctaaactagagggattccccctatgcaatgacaaacactatgagggtcatgtagaagtgacctccgcccttgcgcacccccatcacaccccccactctctgtcagtggaggaacaaacggtctgtccacactgagcacggcggcgcgagcatttaaaaagaacagcaatgatgacgcgctcctacccttcagggtttgcaaaaagacaaaatacaaaagaagaggaaaaacgccaacgacacagcggtaagtattaagtaaaccattgttttctccaaataggctacaactgtgtgatatgtttgaaagtgtgcaaacaaaagccctcacatcagtgaccaacacacagacagatgttagcatgagagggtgaggattcagttcaagaactaatcatatacacacaacacaactgtgttctgttggaagaatttaaggagagaataaacacaacttctccatcgcccttttctactgttgtacagccttccaaaacttctttggagctaaataatttggatgtggaggaccaaagtacgacagcattaaaagtattttgtcatgaaaagccaaaagctaagcctactgaagtgttttcacttgcTCTGGatggttgtctgctcctgctgctgtcACAGACagaactttattccaaacaaaatcgtctcgtcctatgaatcccatccagtttggccaaataatccatccagttcaatgtctattttcggttagctagcaatttccgttggtgatctctccatcccattaggagaaaaatgtcccttttccattgcgtttgtccgtctcatattccttgtgtgtcagctggtttaggcacagaagaggactagagtaggcctgcagcaaaagtttgtattttcaagccaacatttgttccagtccctcacatcagctctgtgccctcccAGAGGAACTGAGTTTTTTCTTCACGTTCAAGGCAGGgacacgtaaacaatacatgaggcgttcaggaacaattagaataattaggaaattacaacacttttcaaaatcgtcaaatattcagaatattttaatacaacatcaaaaaaatgaatggcggtgtctgtgaaccatgtctgtgaaccatgtaatcacaatcctacattttaaactctgtaattatctatatttcccacacttgcccatcaacacatcacaacactttgcaccatgtgctcaagTAGTTTTGCCAATGgagtctgacgttacattttggtgcattatgggaagtgaagttcttctcctgcaaagttactatcaaatcctccgcactttaatcatatacttctagaataaggacaaaagtaagcctactcaccaaatgccttttcttttttttttctttttcaggcgctttgcttaaatttctgtcggcatcaattgatagtgacaatttgtgtaattcccatcaacaatgcctaattgaagacactgtgtcctttactacactctggtggatactctgtgttgcataatacagagtaattcatgactcattaaatgcaccagaaaacaggaaattgcatctggattttatttttcttcttcggtgattcgaccaccacatcttcgcatATTAGgagcctcactttactttcttgcctagggcccccagatatcttgaaacggccctggccTAGATACGCGCTTCGCGGAAACGCCCCCTCTGTTTCTCGACACGCGCTTCGAAGCCTCAGCACATCCCGCAACATCACTAGTAAACACTAAAAACCCATCAGTGAAGTGCATATTATCTGTGTTCTAAGGTGTGTGAGATGATAATATGTTGTGTAAAAAGCAGAGAAACGAAGTTTGTTCAAGGTTTATGAGTAAAATGTGATCATGTTGCAAGCTAACCTGCTAAGCTAATGGGCAAGTGTGAGGGAGCAACAGCGTGGCATAAGCTAATATAAACCAGTTTTTGATGCAAGGAACCACTTGAATATAAAACTTAGAGACAATTttgaaatgtttttcatacaataTGCAATTTAGTGagtttgtgtgtaaaaaaaaaaaaaaagggtttattACCAAGTACCAGTAAGGCTATTGTGAAAGTGTACTTGGCAGCCATTTGAAGTGTGAAGGCTACCGCAGTAAAACTAGCTTAATGCATAATAAATTAAGCATAGTTATATTATATTTCATGGGGTTATTGTTATGAATATAAATATCTGTACATGTTAAAAGTCATACATTTAAATAGATTTAAAAGAGTAATTAATTTCATGAAAAGGAGAATTATTAAAAAGGTTAAAGGCAAAAACATGGTAAATACATTTGGTTTAAAACAAGGTACACATTTTATAGTTTTTTGTGTTACTTTGGGGAATCTGTGACATTGGTTTGTAATTGTAAATTGTTAATAGAGTAGCTTACTAAGCTATGGCCATTTGGACTTTTTTGGACTCTTTAAGGCCATTCAGGATTCATCGTAATTATCTGGATTATTGAGGTTATTTGTCAAAATGTTATGAAGAAAAACATCCTCTTGTGTGAAGTAAATGCAGTGAAACACACGTGTGCTCTCTCTATTCTTTGTCACAGATTGATTGTTTGCTAGTTTCTTTACCCTGTATGCCCTCTGAACCCCAGAGGAGCAACACTCCAAAACATTGGACCGACTTTTCTCTGCACACTTTAGAGGCCTCCTACTTGTCTATTTTTGAGTCTTTTcattaaagtttttttctttaGCTTTCAATATCACATATGAtagtgatttctttcttttttttttttacctctattTCAAATGAGTTTTTAATATTGTCTCATTTATACTttgtattttactctattttgTATTTCAATATGCTTCATGTATTTTATGCAGTATGTATTGGTATTTCATgacttttaggtttttttttttttttctgtacagcattTTGGCCCTGTTGTCTTAAAGTGtttcataaataaagttggattgcaTTTGACCAAGACTTCAAAGAGGGTGCACTTTCTttttcacttgattttttttctgcatatgtGATGACAATACTTTTAAAAACCCTAACAAAGAAAAAACTGTCACTCCCCTGACTTCTTCCAGATAGATGCATGTCCTCATCTTCATTACAATACTTTCACATAAAGGTATTGAAAAAATAACTAATCAGCATGACTCTTGGGGTCATAATACTTACACGTGATGTTTTACATGACGTGGGTGTACGACATGAGCTCATATATTCTATGTGACAACAGACAAACTCTGCAGACCAACTCTGCCTGgggtttaacatgttttctgttgTCATGATAAAATGCATGTGGATGTTTTCATCTATGATTGTGAACTCAATGAGATTGTCAGAAATGATGCATATGTCCTGTTATAGTGAAGGGGTTGATGGGAGTTTGAGATTTGAATGCTGATTTATATATAAAGCATCCAAACGTATTATTACAAAACAAAGCCTTCAGGTTCCCTCTTAGTTTGACGTGGGTTTCATGACTGTTTCTCTAAAATGTCAGGAATTCAGACCAACACAACTGTTGGACCACAGTACAGAGGACTACTGGAAATTGCATTGTCTTCTATTCCTGTTACTCTGCCATGTTTTGTCTTTCTTTACATTAATGGGGTCATGCTCTTTACACTGAGGAGTAAACCAGTGTTACGTGAGACGAGTCGTTACATTCTTTTGTATAATCTCCTTTTTGCAGATGATTTACACCTCACATTGAGTCAGTTATTATATTTTCTGTCTATCAGAATCAGGCTGACTTATCCTGTGTGTGGTGTTCTCATCATGTTTTCCTATCTCTTCAGTGACATCTCTCCTCTAACACTAGTGGTGATGTCTTTAGAGAGATATGTAGCTGTTTGCTACCCACTGAGACACTCTACTGTTGTCACCAGCAGAAATACAGCGGTTGCTATTATTGTGATTTGGGCCTTCAGTTCATTAAATGTTCTTGCTCAACTTGTTTTACTGTTAGATTTTCCATTTGAAAACCTGCAGACTCTGCAGATGACAGCTATTTGCACTCCTCAAGCTATGTTTCTCAATCCAGTGTCTGAACAATATGACAAAGTCTactattattttctgtttgtatcAGCTGGTGTTACAGTCATTGCTTCTTTTATTGGTGTAACAATAGCAGCCACGTCAGCCTCCACAGACAAAGCTTCAGCCCATAAGGCTCGTAAAACTCTGCTTCTACATCTGTTTCAGCTCGGCCTCAGTCTCCTCTCAACCCTATACAATCCACTGGTCACAGCTATTTCTGCGGTTGTGGACAGAATAAGAGCTCTGCAAATGCAAATTGCTCTTTATGTTGTGGTTATTATGCTCCCTAAATGTCTGAGTGCTCTGATCTATGGTATTAGAGACAACACCATCAGACCCATCCTCATGTATTATCTGTGCTGTCAGAGGAAGTTTTCAGTCGTCCTGAAAGAAGCTGAGGTCTCAACTTAGAATGTTAGCAATAATTAGGTTTTATAAGAAAACTGATTTTGTTGGTCATCTTGACTACAGATGAATTGTACATGTCTATGGCAGTAGTTTACTTGAATTGTACGAAAACTAAATTATATTGAGAATATCTTCATAGATATTGCTTTATGACTCGGAATTTCAGCAGGAGTTGTTATTTTTCATAatgtttccacagaaaaatagagATAAAGTATGATTTTTGCAGGGGTCTAGTGAATAGAAACATGGTCCATATAAGAAGGAGCAATGAGTTTCTTCTTCCAGATCTGTAACTATTGTCCTCCAGGCTTCACATTTAACATGTCAAGAAAAttatttgaaatgaaataaacacgTTATTACAATACATGTTTACTCCACATAAATTGCAAAAAATCACTCTAATACAAAGGTAAATCTGTGGAAAAAGGATCATTTATAAGAAAACTTCTGTGACAGAGgcctgtctgtttctgtcagagtAGAGGAGCTTAAACATCTTCTTTTTGAGGTGAAAGTGTTCAGTGAGGTGGTGAAAATAACTGCAAGTGAGGTCAACAGTGACAGACTGACATTCCAAGAGCCTTTTAACTCTGCAAATCGgtacagaggagagagagacctACAAATTAGGCTGTTAAATGAGTACAAGGAGAACCATACTTAGGAGGAATCTGacttaaaaaaaatgcatattacGGCTCTGAGAGGGTTATATACATCACATGTTGTATAAATTGAATGAGTAAGTCATATGTGACAGACGTCTAAACTGTCATGTCATTTCGAAGGTCGATTGTTTTAGCCACTGTTTTTCAGAGTAAGTTTGAATGTAAGCAGACATTACCACTGTCAACCTTGACCAATTTTGAACTGTGCCTTTGTGGACTGGGGCGCTCTCACAGTGTTACTGTGCTTTTTCTGTCTTCCTGGCTGATATAATGCCTAAATATGACCATGTCCTTATTGCTGGGGACTTTGTTTTCCATGCGTGCTGTCCAAATAGCTCCATGGCAAAAACAATTGACTCTTTGAATGTGTTCAATCTGTATCTGGTCCCAGACAATAATGCAGTCACACACTGAGCTGGTTTTTTCACATGGCCTGTCTGTTTTAACCTGGAGATCTGTGACGCATGCTTTTCAGATCATGTGTCCATATTATTTGAAGCTGCTCTCATCTGGAATAAAGTTAAACCTCAGCGCGGTCTGGATCCTGCAGTTCCAGCCCATTTACAAACTTCcttctttttgtaaaaaaaaataaaagatagttTACTcctaactaatttttttttttttttttttaaataaaactactCGAGATTTTCCAGTCCAGTTTTAAGATTATACATTGTACTGAACCAGCTCTTGtaagagttttaaaagacattttttaatCACTGACTGCAGccattgtgttgtttttaacttttatatTTGACTGCTGCTTTTGACACTGTTGACCACCATATCCTGATTTCTCATTTGGAGCAGTGGGTGGGCATAAAGGGGATGGCACTGAAATGGATCAGGTCCTACCTATTAGCCTTAGAGACTTTGTATCTTCTGTTACGGGTCTCACAATGGACACCCATACGCAGATAAGGTTCCTGtataaacaggataaaaatgatgAGACAGGCAACGGTGCTTCCTTCCAGTTCAGCCTCCCTCAGCAGAGTCTTTATTACTCAgtattacaaataaaataaaatcatccaATAAAATCATCTTTTCCATTCCATTCtgcattggttttgtttctttccaACATTACTTCATTCACAATCACAgatcaaaaacacttataaactGATTAGGCTAAAACTGCATAAACAAAGCTTTCAGTATATAAAATCTTGCATATCTCAGTCATTCAGTTCTGAAACTGAGTCAAATTTTACCTTTAGTTCCAAGACTAATTAAACTAACACATTGGCACAAAATGTACACAAAAAAGGTCCCTACTTTAACCTTCCAGTATTTAGCCTCACTAATAAGTGAAATAAAACTACGCTATAACtccaaatgagcaaaaataaaacaCGAGCTGAAGACTGATAACCAATACTAATACATGTGTTTAAACTGGAAACATACACCAAAGCATACACACATGACTTTCATCAAGAGTTTTCAAAACCATGACACAAAATTCAGCCAACCATGGAATGTGCTGGAGCCAGAAACTTTGCTAACTTTCTACCTGGAGACAAACCAAAGACGGGCGCCATTTTCACCGACATGAAACAGAGAGTAAAAACTGATACTCCACCCGTTCATAAGGTCACGTAATTAAACTACCTAAAAAAACGTTTTGTGACTTATCCCTAGTGTTCAGTGACATTTCTGTACTCATATACAAGTTTTCAAACCGTACTAACCTGtataaacaggataaaaatgatgAGACAGGCAACGGTGCTTCCTTCCAGTTCAGCCTCGCTCAGCAGTGAGGAAGCAACGATTGTCGCTAGCAAAGAGAGTCCATAGGGAGAAGCACAGCACCACACTGCCTCCTGCTGGCCAAGCTGAGGCATCCAGGATAAACACTGAATTAAATCAGTCATAAAACATATACATTTGCAGCCATAAGGACTAAAATTActgtttcctctcttttttttccacaggaaaacATTCCTACAgttcaaaacaacacaacaaacacaaaacgtGACGACATATTTTGTGTGCGTCACACTTCCACTGCCTCCCTCTCATATGGGGTCCCACAGGGATCTGTTTTTggccttcttttttcttcttttatttatttccttttaactCGATACTGAGGAAACACAGGATGTCATTTCATTGTTATGTCGATGacactaatatctgtgttccccCAAATAAAAAATACTCTTCTATAAAAGCACCGCTCAGATGTTTTGATGACATAAAGGACTGAATGGCTTTAAACTTCTAAATTTTTAATGAAAGAAACAcagaattgatgttttttttcagtcTCTCTATTACACCTCCGGAATGCTGGGGCAGAGACAAGTCCACTATTAAAAACATGGGGGTTCcagatggcaaaaaaaaaagctactttgAAACTGCAATTAACACCTTTGTTTCCACTAGGCTGGATTATTGCACTGCTCTTTATGTCAGGGTTAGTGCGTCATGAGccattttttccctcattttagcTTAGCTCCATTGGTCGTCTATACATTCtagaatttattttaaaattccTTTATTTACTTGTGAAGCCCTAAAAGGTCTCACCCCACCTTATATCACTCAACTTCCACCATCCCATTCCCTCAGGTCAGTTGACCAGCTTCTCCTGGTGCTGGTGCTGCTCCAAAACATTGGACCGACTTTTCTCTGCACACTTTAGAGGCCTCCTCCTTGTCTATTTTTGAGTCTTTTCATAAAAGTTTTTTTCTTTAGCTTTCAATATCACATATGATGttgatttatttcatttcttttatttacgtccatttctaatgtttttttgttttgttttttattatggcTCTTTTATActttgtattttactcttatgtATTTTAATGTGCTTTGTGTATTTTATGCACTATGTATGAGGTACGAGGgttgttcaataagttcatggcctcacccagaaatactggttgttataatacaggatgttacattctttcgtgatgggatagtgatgcttgaacatcgatggaccaagtgcattgctgtaaatggagattatgttgaaaaataaaatataaattatcagtctgtgttgttctgttctgggtgaggccatgaacttattgaacggccctcataCTTCATgacttttagggttttttttttttttttttttctcctcctcgtCTATTTTTGAATCTTTTCATAAAagtttttttcttcagctttcaatATCCCATATGAtgttgatttatttcattttttaatttacctcGATTCCAATCGTTTTTCTTAATGTTGGCTCATTTATACTttgtattttactctattttatgtattttaatgtgcTTTGTGTATTTTATGCACTATGTATTACGTATTTCATGACttttaggggttttttgttttgtttttcttttttttctgtacagcattttggccctgttgttttaaagtgtttcataaataaagttggattggatttgacCAAGACTTCAGAGAGGGTGCACTTCCTTTTTCACTCAATTTTTTCTGAATATGTGAggataaatatttttaaaaaccaACCATAAAAAAATCTTTCATTCCCCTGACTTCTTCCAAATAGATAAATGCATGTCGTCATCTTTGTTACAATACTTTCACATAAAGGTATTGAAAAAATAACTAATCAGCATGACTCTTGGGGTCATAATACTTACACGTGATGTTTTACATGAGGTGGGTGTACGACATGAGCTCATATATTCTATGTGACAACAGACAAACTCTGCAGACCAACTCTGCCTGgggtttaacatgttttctgttgTCATGATAAAATGCATGTGGATGTTTTCATCTATGATTGTGAACTCAATGAGATTGTCAGAAATGATGCATATGTCCTGTTTTAGTGTGGGGGTTGATGGGAGTTTGAGATTTGAATGTTGATTTATATATAAAGCATCCAAACGTATTATTACAAAACGAAGCCTTCAGGTTCCCTCTTAGTTTGACGTGGGtttcatgaatgtttctctaaaaTGTCAGGAATTCAGACCAACAC
The Sphaeramia orbicularis chromosome 14, fSphaOr1.1, whole genome shotgun sequence DNA segment above includes these coding regions:
- the LOC115432655 gene encoding odorant receptor 131-2-like; protein product: MSGIQTNTTVGPQYRGLLEIALSSIPVTLPCFVFLYINGVMLFTLRSKPVLRETSRYILLYNLLFADDLHLTLSQLLYFLSIRIRLTYPVCGVLIMFSYLFSDISPLTLVVMSLERYVAVCYPLRHSTVVTSRNTAVAIIVIWAFSSLNVLAQLVLLLDFPFENLQTLQMTAICTPQAMFLNPVSEQYDKVYYYFLFVSAGVTVIASFIGVTIAATSASTDKASAHKARKTLLLHLFQLGLSLLSTLYNPLVTAISAVVDRIRALQMQIALYVVVIMLPKCLSALIYGIRDNTIRPILMYYLCCQRKFSVVLKEAEVST